In Acidobacteriota bacterium, one genomic interval encodes:
- the ileS gene encoding isoleucine--tRNA ligase has translation MRDWKETLNLPRTEFPMKANLAATEPQMLARWEELRVWDRLQERGRTAAKRFVLHDGPPYANGKIHTGHLLNKVLKDFVVKSRAMAGYHAPYVPGWDCHGLPIELNVDRELGPKKREMSIADFRRTCRKYAERFVDIQRKGFKRLAVFGDWDDPYMTMTYGYQASIVRALGRFVARGLVYKGKKPVHWCIHCRTALAEAEVEYGPHSSPSIYVEFQLDPNSAGLLGRRIPALAGRDVSVLIWTTTPWTIPANRAIAFHPEFKYSAYPVDGGRVVIVAEELAHAVAAKVGKALSSPVATFKGSDLEKGGDERIAFLHPLFPRESVVVLADYVTLDQGTGAVHTAPGHGADDFYTGVRYGLEVDAPVTGSGHFAAELPLFGGLRVFDANPRVEEALRERGRLWHREAFEHSYPHCWRCHHPVIFLATWQWFIRLDADADGRTDRGLRDQALAETERVRWVPEWGGDRMRATVSGRPDWCISRQRSWGVPIPAVSCTACGEALITPELTEKTAGVFEQHGADAWYERPVEEFIPEGLACRCGASTFERERDILDVWFDSGSSHVAVLEQREALGSPADLYLEGSDQHRGWFQSSLLVGLGARDRAPFRGVLTHGFVLDEQGRKMSKSLGNSIDPEDLIKKSGADVLRLWVSMVDYRDDIRLGNEVLARAVEAYRKIRNTLRYLVSNLYDFDPATDAVRLERMQEVDRYALARYAEGASRMLKSYEGYDYPTIFHTLNGLVTVDLSAFYLDVSKDRLYTFAARSDERRSAQTAVYRIADGLTRLIAPVLPITCEELWRHLPGRREDSVHLALFPADVGQLLDAGLAEKWTRLIEVRDRVNVALETARRQKVIGNSLGASVRIRAGGAIGELLERHRPDLPMLFIVSDVQLERVPDDTLSVDVVKADGTKCPRCWRTVPELVQALEGEVCGRCADAVAQIVA, from the coding sequence ATGCGCGACTGGAAAGAGACGCTCAACCTGCCCCGCACCGAGTTCCCGATGAAGGCCAACCTCGCGGCGACCGAGCCGCAGATGCTCGCCCGCTGGGAGGAGCTGCGCGTCTGGGATCGCCTGCAGGAGCGCGGCCGAACGGCGGCGAAGCGCTTCGTCCTGCACGACGGCCCGCCCTACGCCAACGGGAAGATCCACACCGGCCATCTGCTCAACAAAGTCCTGAAGGACTTCGTGGTCAAGTCACGGGCGATGGCGGGATATCACGCCCCGTACGTGCCGGGATGGGACTGCCACGGCCTGCCCATCGAGCTGAACGTCGATCGCGAGCTCGGCCCGAAGAAGCGCGAGATGAGCATCGCCGACTTCCGGCGGACGTGCCGCAAGTACGCCGAGCGGTTCGTGGACATCCAGCGCAAGGGATTCAAGCGCCTCGCCGTGTTCGGCGACTGGGACGATCCGTACATGACGATGACGTACGGCTACCAGGCGTCGATCGTCCGGGCGCTCGGCCGGTTCGTGGCCAGGGGGCTCGTCTACAAGGGCAAGAAGCCGGTCCACTGGTGTATCCACTGCCGCACGGCGCTCGCGGAGGCGGAAGTCGAATACGGGCCGCACTCTTCGCCATCGATCTATGTGGAGTTCCAGCTGGATCCGAACAGCGCCGGCCTGCTGGGCCGCCGAATCCCGGCGCTCGCCGGCCGCGACGTGTCGGTCCTGATCTGGACGACCACGCCCTGGACGATCCCGGCGAACCGCGCGATCGCGTTTCACCCGGAGTTCAAGTACTCCGCCTACCCGGTGGACGGCGGCCGTGTCGTCATCGTCGCGGAGGAACTCGCACACGCGGTGGCGGCGAAGGTCGGAAAGGCGCTCTCCTCGCCGGTGGCCACCTTCAAAGGGTCGGACCTCGAGAAGGGCGGCGACGAGCGCATCGCCTTTTTGCACCCGCTGTTCCCGCGGGAATCGGTCGTGGTGCTCGCCGACTACGTGACGCTCGACCAGGGAACCGGGGCTGTGCACACGGCGCCGGGCCACGGCGCCGATGACTTCTACACGGGAGTGCGGTACGGGCTCGAGGTGGACGCGCCGGTCACGGGCAGCGGCCATTTCGCGGCGGAACTGCCGCTGTTCGGCGGCCTCCGGGTGTTCGATGCGAACCCGCGCGTCGAGGAGGCGCTCAGGGAGCGCGGCCGGTTGTGGCACCGCGAGGCGTTCGAGCATTCGTACCCGCACTGCTGGCGTTGCCACCACCCGGTGATCTTCCTGGCGACGTGGCAGTGGTTCATCAGGCTCGACGCCGATGCGGACGGGCGTACCGACCGCGGGCTGCGCGACCAGGCGCTGGCCGAGACCGAACGCGTGCGATGGGTGCCCGAGTGGGGCGGCGACCGCATGCGCGCGACGGTCAGCGGGCGGCCTGACTGGTGCATCTCGCGCCAGCGGTCCTGGGGCGTCCCGATCCCGGCGGTGAGCTGCACCGCGTGCGGCGAGGCGCTGATCACGCCGGAGCTGACGGAAAAAACGGCCGGCGTGTTCGAGCAGCACGGCGCCGATGCCTGGTACGAGCGCCCGGTCGAGGAATTCATCCCCGAGGGGCTGGCGTGCCGCTGCGGCGCGTCCACGTTCGAACGCGAGCGCGACATCCTCGACGTCTGGTTCGATTCGGGGTCGAGCCACGTCGCGGTGCTCGAACAGCGTGAGGCCCTGGGCTCACCGGCCGATCTGTACCTCGAGGGGAGCGACCAGCATCGCGGCTGGTTCCAGAGCTCGCTGCTCGTCGGGCTCGGCGCGCGCGATCGCGCGCCGTTCCGGGGCGTGCTGACGCACGGGTTCGTGCTGGACGAACAGGGGCGCAAGATGTCGAAGTCGCTCGGGAACTCGATCGATCCCGAGGACCTGATCAAGAAATCGGGCGCCGACGTGCTGCGGCTGTGGGTCTCGATGGTCGACTACCGCGACGACATCCGCCTGGGCAACGAGGTGCTCGCGCGTGCCGTGGAAGCGTATCGCAAGATCCGGAACACGCTGCGGTATCTCGTCTCGAACCTCTACGACTTCGATCCCGCGACCGATGCCGTGCGGCTCGAGCGCATGCAGGAGGTCGACCGCTACGCCCTGGCGCGCTACGCGGAAGGCGCGTCGCGGATGCTGAAGTCGTACGAGGGCTACGACTACCCGACGATCTTCCACACGCTGAACGGGCTGGTGACGGTGGACCTGAGCGCGTTCTACCTGGACGTGTCAAAGGATCGGCTCTATACGTTCGCCGCGCGCTCCGACGAACGGCGGTCGGCGCAGACGGCCGTGTATCGGATTGCGGATGGCCTGACGAGGCTCATCGCGCCCGTGCTGCCGATCACCTGCGAGGAGCTGTGGCGACATCTGCCCGGCCGCCGCGAGGACTCGGTCCACCTCGCGCTCTTTCCGGCGGACGTCGGGCAGCTTCTGGATGCCGGGCTGGCGGAGAAGTGGACACGGCTGATCGAGGTGCGGGATCGCGTGAACGTCGCGCTCGAAACCGCGCGGCGGCAGAAAGTGATCGGCAACTCGCTTGGCGCGAGCGTCCGGATCCGCGCGGGCGGCGCCATCGGGGAGTTGCTGGAGCGGCACCGCCCGGACCTGCCGATGCTGTTCATCGTGTCCGACGTCCAGCTCGAGCGGGTGCCGGACGACACCCTGTCGGTGGACGTGGTGAAGGCGGACGGCACGAAGTGTCCGCGCTGCTGGCGCACGGTCCCGGAGCTCGTACAGGCCCTGGAAGGCGAGGTCTGCGGACGCTGCGCTGACGCGGTGGCGCAGATCGTCGCATGA
- a CDS encoding insulinase family protein, with product MPPVPLAAPPPTIVHQRVLDNGLRVLVQPVHTAPLVSGWAWYHVGSKDEGPGRTGVSHWVEHMNFKGSARIPRDEMKTLVEKFGGTWNGYTWIDQTAYFETASRDALDRLLFLEAERMGGCTYDPLDCASERTVIISELQGSENDPEQLLDVELTATAFRAHPYRHPTIGWLTDLQTLTRDDLYGHYRAHYTPGNAHLVIVGDVDLDVAFRAADRHFGGLAGAAPGRRVTTVEPPQHGERRVRIEKPGTASYLKVAWPCPAIGDPAFFALVVADAVLTGAKGLNLWASFRLPPPQRKARLYRALVDGGLASAVSGAILPTEHPFLYSVSATVSEGVAPERVEETLLAEVERLRRDGVEPGELERAKRQLRARLVFETDSLTNVAHQLGYYSTIASLDTYFSLESRIAAVTEADVAAAIEHRFKSSQRTVGWFRPVEGA from the coding sequence ATGCCGCCGGTTCCGCTCGCCGCCCCACCTCCTACTATCGTGCATCAGCGCGTCCTGGACAATGGATTGCGGGTCCTGGTGCAGCCGGTGCACACCGCGCCTCTCGTTTCGGGGTGGGCGTGGTACCACGTCGGGTCGAAGGACGAAGGGCCGGGCAGGACCGGAGTCTCGCACTGGGTGGAGCACATGAATTTCAAGGGCTCGGCCCGGATTCCCCGCGACGAGATGAAGACGTTGGTGGAGAAGTTCGGCGGCACGTGGAACGGCTACACCTGGATCGATCAAACGGCGTACTTTGAAACCGCCAGCCGCGATGCGCTCGATCGCCTGTTGTTCCTCGAAGCGGAGCGGATGGGCGGCTGCACGTACGATCCGCTGGACTGCGCGTCGGAGCGCACCGTCATCATCTCCGAGCTGCAGGGGAGCGAGAACGATCCCGAGCAGCTCCTGGACGTGGAGCTGACGGCAACGGCCTTTCGCGCGCATCCCTATCGCCATCCCACGATCGGCTGGCTCACCGACCTCCAGACGCTGACGCGCGACGATCTGTACGGGCACTACCGCGCGCACTACACGCCCGGGAACGCTCATCTGGTGATCGTCGGCGACGTGGACCTCGACGTGGCGTTCCGCGCCGCCGACCGCCACTTCGGTGGGCTCGCTGGCGCCGCGCCGGGCCGGCGCGTGACGACGGTCGAGCCCCCTCAGCACGGTGAGCGCCGCGTGCGCATCGAGAAGCCGGGGACGGCCTCGTATCTGAAGGTCGCGTGGCCATGCCCCGCGATCGGCGATCCCGCGTTCTTCGCCCTGGTCGTCGCCGATGCGGTGCTGACCGGGGCGAAAGGCCTGAACCTGTGGGCCAGCTTCCGGCTGCCGCCGCCGCAGCGAAAGGCGCGGCTGTATCGGGCGCTGGTCGATGGAGGGCTCGCGTCGGCCGTATCGGGCGCGATCCTGCCGACCGAGCACCCGTTTCTGTACAGCGTGTCCGCGACGGTGTCGGAAGGGGTTGCCCCGGAGCGCGTCGAGGAGACGTTGCTCGCCGAAGTGGAGCGGCTGCGGCGCGACGGCGTCGAGCCCGGCGAGCTCGAGCGCGCGAAGCGGCAGCTTCGGGCGAGGCTGGTGTTCGAGACCGATAGCCTCACGAACGTCGCGCACCAGCTTGGCTACTACTCGACGATTGCGTCGCTCGACACGTACTTCTCGCTCGAATCCCGGATTGCCGCAGTGACCGAGGCGGACGTGGCGGCGGCGATCGAGCACCGCTTCAAGTCCTCGCAGCGGACGGTCGGCTGGTTCCGGCCGGTGGAGGGCGCATGA